In one window of bacterium DNA:
- a CDS encoding TerC family protein: MLDSLATLALLVGLELVLGIDNILVISIFVSRLEEARRNRARVIGLALALVARILMLGLVLVLAHLTEPLVASLSARDLLLLLGGLFLIYKAVREIHETVELHEEEVHARTASGFAAVITQIVLLDVVFSIDSVITAVGLTSEVWVIITAVVASFAVILAFAKTIGDFILKHPALKILALAFLVTIGVTIFLEGLHSDIPKAYIYLPMGFALVVELLQMRYSYNRRRREGRPNDPPAKRSNVIREVQSEKQE; the protein is encoded by the coding sequence ATGCTCGATTCACTCGCTACCCTTGCATTGCTCGTAGGACTCGAACTGGTCCTGGGCATCGACAACATTCTCGTCATCTCCATTTTCGTCTCCCGTCTCGAGGAAGCGAGGCGCAACAGGGCGCGGGTGATCGGACTCGCCCTCGCCCTCGTGGCGCGCATCCTGATGCTGGGGCTTGTGCTCGTGCTTGCACATCTGACCGAGCCGCTGGTCGCCTCGCTCTCGGCGCGGGATCTGCTGCTGTTGCTTGGCGGACTCTTCCTCATCTACAAGGCCGTTAGAGAAATCCACGAGACGGTGGAGCTGCATGAGGAGGAAGTGCATGCGCGCACAGCGTCCGGTTTCGCTGCCGTGATCACGCAGATCGTGCTGCTCGACGTGGTCTTTTCCATCGACTCGGTGATTACGGCGGTGGGACTCACCTCGGAAGTCTGGGTTATCATCACCGCTGTCGTGGCATCCTTCGCCGTCATCCTCGCTTTCGCGAAAACCATCGGCGACTTCATCCTCAAACACCCGGCACTGAAAATTCTCGCCCTCGCCTTTCTGGTCACCATCGGTGTTACCATTTTCCTCGAAGGATTGCACAGCGATATTCCCAAGGCCTACATCTACCTGCCAATGGGATTCGCCCTCGTGGTCGAGCTGCTGCAGATGCGCTACAGTTATAACCGGCGCAGGCGTGAAGGCCGTCCGAACGATCCCCCGGCGAAGCGCAGTAATGTTATCCGGGAGGTGCAGTCTGAAAAGCAGGAATAG
- the mscL gene encoding large-conductance mechanosensitive channel protein MscL, which yields MMKEFKEFAVRGNVIDMAIGIVIGAAFGTIVKSFVADVVMPPIGVLLGGVDFTQLVIVVQEAVGETPAVTVNYGTFFMTIIDFIIIAFAIFMVVKGMNNMKRKKEEEAAAEPPAPPADEVLLTEIRDILKSQNG from the coding sequence ATGATGAAAGAATTCAAGGAATTCGCCGTGCGCGGGAATGTCATCGATATGGCGATCGGTATTGTCATCGGTGCAGCGTTTGGAACCATTGTCAAATCCTTCGTCGCCGATGTTGTGATGCCGCCGATAGGTGTGCTGCTCGGGGGAGTGGATTTTACGCAGCTCGTCATTGTCGTACAGGAAGCTGTCGGTGAGACTCCGGCCGTTACGGTCAATTACGGCACGTTCTTCATGACTATCATCGACTTCATCATCATCGCTTTCGCGATTTTCATGGTGGTCAAGGGCATGAACAACATGAAGAGGAAGAAAGAGGAAGAGGCCGCGGCCGAACCCCCGGCACCTCCCGCTGACGAAGTGCTGCTCACGGAAATTCGCGACATTCTCAAGAGTCAGAACGGCTGA
- a CDS encoding VOC family protein, producing the protein MSEAAKTGSITWTDLTVENAEEVRDFYAAVVGWKPEGVPMGDYEDYSMNDPDSGRATAGVCHARGGNTGLPAQWLLYITVDDLDASLKACAEHGGEAVTEVRSLGGSGRFCVIRDPGGAVAALYEPAK; encoded by the coding sequence ATGAGCGAAGCCGCGAAAACGGGGAGTATTACATGGACGGATCTCACCGTGGAGAATGCCGAGGAGGTCCGCGATTTTTATGCTGCCGTCGTGGGCTGGAAACCCGAGGGCGTGCCGATGGGGGACTATGAAGATTACAGCATGAACGATCCCGACAGCGGGCGTGCTACCGCGGGCGTGTGTCATGCGCGGGGCGGGAATACGGGGCTCCCCGCCCAGTGGCTGCTTTACATCACCGTTGACGATCTGGATGCGAGCCTGAAGGCCTGTGCCGAGCACGGGGGCGAAGCAGTGACGGAAGTGCGCTCCCTCGGCGGCAGCGGACGCTTCTGCGTGATTCGCGATCCCGGCGGAGCCGTCGCCGCACTGTACGAGCCCGCGAAATAG
- a CDS encoding BamA/TamA family outer membrane protein, producing the protein MCPNAANALPFFRQPPDVFLSIMPRLPAYHPLSAYFCILLCALLLSLLNPALHAQSTADSAEVLMPVQDAAMRMQEIPIGSLRIEGSASATEAELRELCDSAPGSVFSEQALQQDIARMLDFYDRRGYPFAAIRIADVELRSAADSTCMDIRLEVHEGRVFRIEEITVEGNTLTDADVIIRETRIDEGEIYDGDKIGDIRRRLERLQYFASVREPQLYVRDDSVGGLLISVEEGSTNRFDGVVGYQPAAGEEGSGYFTGLVDVQFGNLFGTGRQLSARWEKATQESSELELHYLEPWIMGFPVNIAAGFFQRQQDSAYVRRAADGEIRLLASSDISISATLQATEVIPSVNSAIAGLYRSSILAAGLQLRIDTRDDVYNPRSGIVLRNAYSGGNKRFTAGDGSGVTDFLQHIEIDAGYYQEILPRVVAAIALHGRELTGDELDVSDLYRIGGANTLRGYREEQFSGTRFVWINNELRYSLGRRTFAFAFFDFGYIYQSPDIARGREEMTAFRNGYGLGARIETGLGIVGVSYALGHGDGLSEGKIHFGLINAF; encoded by the coding sequence ATGTGCCCCAATGCAGCCAACGCGCTGCCTTTCTTCCGGCAGCCGCCCGACGTATTTTTATCCATCATGCCGCGCTTGCCCGCATATCATCCCCTGTCCGCGTATTTCTGCATCCTGCTGTGCGCACTGCTCCTCTCGCTGCTGAATCCTGCGCTTCATGCGCAAAGCACGGCAGACAGCGCCGAAGTTCTTATGCCCGTGCAGGATGCTGCGATGCGCATGCAGGAAATCCCCATTGGCAGCCTGCGCATTGAAGGAAGCGCGTCCGCCACTGAAGCCGAGCTGCGCGAGCTGTGCGACAGTGCCCCGGGATCGGTGTTTTCCGAGCAGGCGCTGCAGCAGGATATCGCGCGCATGCTTGATTTCTACGACCGCAGGGGATATCCCTTCGCCGCGATACGCATCGCGGATGTGGAACTGCGCAGCGCGGCCGATTCCACCTGCATGGATATTCGTCTCGAGGTTCACGAGGGCAGGGTTTTCCGCATCGAGGAAATCACGGTCGAGGGCAATACGCTCACCGACGCCGATGTCATCATCCGTGAAACGCGCATCGACGAGGGGGAAATCTACGATGGCGACAAAATCGGTGATATTCGCCGCCGCCTCGAGCGATTGCAGTATTTCGCTTCCGTCCGTGAGCCGCAGCTGTATGTGCGGGACGACAGTGTCGGGGGACTGCTGATCTCGGTGGAAGAGGGAAGCACAAATCGCTTCGACGGCGTGGTGGGATATCAGCCTGCCGCGGGGGAGGAAGGGTCAGGATACTTTACCGGACTGGTTGACGTACAGTTCGGGAATCTCTTCGGCACGGGACGACAGCTCTCCGCTCGCTGGGAAAAAGCGACGCAGGAATCGTCGGAACTCGAGCTGCACTACCTTGAACCCTGGATCATGGGATTCCCGGTAAATATCGCGGCCGGTTTTTTCCAGCGGCAGCAGGACAGTGCGTATGTGCGCCGCGCGGCGGATGGAGAAATCCGCCTCCTGGCTTCCAGCGATATCAGCATTTCCGCCACCCTGCAGGCGACGGAAGTCATTCCCTCGGTCAACAGCGCGATTGCGGGACTGTACCGCTCGAGCATACTGGCGGCGGGACTGCAGCTGCGCATCGACACGCGTGATGATGTGTACAATCCTCGCAGCGGCATCGTACTGCGCAACGCATACAGCGGCGGGAATAAGCGTTTCACTGCGGGCGACGGCAGCGGAGTGACGGATTTCCTGCAGCACATCGAAATCGATGCCGGGTATTACCAGGAAATCCTCCCACGCGTGGTGGCGGCCATTGCCCTTCATGGACGAGAACTGACCGGTGATGAACTCGATGTGAGCGACCTGTATCGCATCGGCGGCGCCAACACCCTGCGCGGCTACCGGGAGGAGCAGTTCAGCGGTACCCGCTTTGTCTGGATCAACAACGAGCTGCGCTACAGTCTCGGACGGCGCACCTTCGCCTTCGCGTTCTTCGATTTTGGCTATATTTACCAGTCCCCCGACATCGCGCGTGGACGAGAGGAAATGACCGCATTCCGGAATGGCTACGGACTCGGCGCGCGCATCGAGACCGGCCTCGGCATAGTGGGCGTGAGTTATGCACTCGGCCACGGTGACGGACTCTCGGAGGGAAAAATTCATTTCGGTCTCATCAACGCGTTCTGA
- a CDS encoding geranylgeranylglycerol-phosphate geranylgeranyltransferase, whose amino-acid sequence MSDTPTATRTPLAATISLARPANGAIAFAGTAAACVIAGARMADWLPILLAACAAFMAGAAGNMINDVYDIAIDRVNKPWRALAAQQLRPATAALLSALSGCAALALSIPLGSTALLIMGCSLVAMFMYSAWLKRIPLLGNALVAVLTGAAFLYGAAAFDNPAAGLVPAGFALLFNFAREVLKDVEDMRGDSAAAVMTFPLRAGESAALRLVTVILVLLIASTLLPIYFHLYGAVYGWVVIFGVDSVLCFVLYAMWKDRSTANIRRLNILLKIDMPAGIAAILLGSLYP is encoded by the coding sequence ATGTCCGACACCCCCACAGCAACCCGCACTCCCCTCGCAGCGACGATCTCCCTGGCGCGTCCCGCCAACGGCGCCATCGCCTTCGCCGGCACCGCCGCCGCCTGCGTGATTGCGGGAGCGCGGATGGCGGACTGGCTCCCAATCCTTCTTGCAGCCTGCGCGGCATTCATGGCTGGTGCTGCGGGCAACATGATCAATGACGTGTACGACATCGCAATCGACCGCGTGAACAAACCCTGGAGAGCGCTCGCGGCGCAGCAGCTGCGTCCCGCAACCGCTGCCCTGTTGTCTGCCCTGAGCGGCTGCGCCGCACTCGCACTCAGCATTCCCCTCGGCAGCACGGCGCTGCTCATCATGGGCTGCAGCCTCGTCGCCATGTTCATGTACAGTGCCTGGCTCAAACGCATTCCGCTGCTCGGCAATGCGCTTGTCGCTGTTCTGACCGGCGCCGCGTTTCTGTACGGCGCGGCCGCTTTCGACAATCCTGCGGCGGGGCTTGTTCCGGCCGGCTTCGCGCTGCTGTTCAACTTTGCACGCGAAGTGCTCAAGGATGTGGAGGACATGCGCGGCGACAGCGCCGCTGCCGTGATGACCTTTCCCCTGCGTGCCGGAGAAAGCGCCGCGCTGCGCCTGGTCACCGTCATCCTCGTCCTGCTCATCGCGTCGACACTGCTCCCAATCTATTTCCATCTTTACGGCGCTGTATACGGCTGGGTCGTGATTTTTGGTGTTGATAGCGTGCTGTGTTTTGTGCTTTATGCGATGTGGAAGGATCGGTCGACGGCCAACATCCGGCGTCTGAACATCCTTCTCAAAATCGACATGCCGGCGGGAATCGCCGCGATATTGCTGGGGAGTTTGTATCCATGA
- a CDS encoding ribonuclease HII, with protein sequence MNELTKRERALLSPTVRYIAGVDEAGRGPLAGPVVAAAVIFAPDTGIDGVEDSKKLRPARRDQLADEICSVALAWATASCSAAEIDEHNILQASILAMQRAIAALDPQPDFLLVDGNRFHHPSLPFETVVKGDAHCFSIAAASILAKVERDRVMAEMDLAYPGYGFAQHKGYPTHAHVDALRRLGPSPVHRRSFTVKALVTQGEIFNDRQTETGPGG encoded by the coding sequence ATGAACGAACTGACGAAACGGGAACGCGCGTTGCTGTCGCCGACGGTACGGTATATCGCCGGAGTGGACGAAGCGGGACGGGGTCCGCTCGCTGGTCCCGTTGTCGCCGCTGCCGTCATCTTCGCCCCGGACACGGGCATCGATGGCGTGGAGGATTCCAAGAAACTTCGTCCCGCACGCCGCGACCAACTCGCCGATGAGATCTGTTCCGTCGCGCTGGCCTGGGCGACAGCCAGCTGCAGCGCTGCCGAGATCGACGAACACAACATCCTTCAGGCCAGCATTCTGGCGATGCAGCGCGCCATTGCCGCACTGGACCCGCAGCCGGATTTCCTGCTGGTGGACGGCAATCGTTTCCACCATCCGTCCCTGCCGTTCGAAACCGTTGTCAAGGGAGATGCGCATTGTTTCAGCATTGCGGCGGCATCCATACTTGCGAAAGTGGAGCGTGACCGCGTCATGGCGGAAATGGATCTCGCGTATCCCGGCTACGGCTTTGCGCAGCACAAGGGATATCCCACGCACGCGCATGTCGACGCCCTGCGGCGGCTGGGTCCATCGCCCGTACACCGCCGTTCATTTACCGTCAAAGCACTCGTCACTCAGGGGGAGATTTTCAATGATCGACAAACAGAAACTGGCCCGGGAGGGTGA
- a CDS encoding YraN family protein gives MIDKQKLAREGEEAAAEYLRGLDWHIIEKNFHYGKAGEIDIIARDGEWTVFVEVKSRRSVSYGPPEYSITPSKQRQLMRIARGWMYLQGAGELLCRFDVIIVEYSIGGERRIKHYRNAFTSMT, from the coding sequence ATGATCGACAAACAGAAACTGGCCCGGGAGGGTGAGGAAGCGGCCGCGGAGTATTTGCGCGGGCTGGACTGGCACATCATCGAGAAGAATTTTCATTACGGGAAGGCCGGGGAAATCGACATCATCGCGCGGGACGGCGAATGGACCGTATTCGTGGAAGTGAAATCCCGCCGTTCTGTCAGCTACGGTCCCCCCGAATACTCCATCACCCCTTCCAAGCAGCGTCAGCTCATGCGTATTGCGCGCGGGTGGATGTATTTGCAGGGAGCGGGTGAACTTCTTTGCCGCTTTGATGTTATTATCGTGGAGTATTCCATCGGCGGCGAGCGCCGCATCAAACACTATCGCAACGCATTTACGTCCATGACCTGA